In one Castor canadensis chromosome 15, mCasCan1.hap1v2, whole genome shotgun sequence genomic region, the following are encoded:
- the Ist1 gene encoding IST1 homolog isoform X1, with protein MLGSGFKAERLRVNLRLVINRLKLLEKKKTELAQKARKEIADYLAAGKDERARIRVEHIIREDYLVEAMEILELYCDLLLARFGLIQSMKELDSGLAESVSTLIWAAPRLQSEVAELKIVADQLCAKYSKEYGKLCRTNQIGTVNDRLMHKLSVEAPPKILVERYLIEIAKNYNVPYEPDSVVMAEAPPGVEADLIDVGFTDDVKKGGPGRGGGGGGFAAPVGGPDGTVPVPMPMPMPMPSPNTPFSYPLPKGPSDFNGLPVGTYQAFPNIHPPQIPATPPSYESVDDINADKNVSSAQIVGPGSKPEASGKPPSRPADNFNFVLPELPSVPDTLPTASAGASTSASEDIDFDDLSRRFEELKKKT; from the exons ATGCTAGGCTCTGGATTTAAAGCTGAGCGTTTGCGAGTCAATTTGAGATTAGTCATAAATCGACTTAAActattggagaaaaaaaaga CGGAACTGGCCCAGAAAGCAAGGAAGGAGATTGCTGACTATCTTGCTGCTGGGAAGGATGAGCGAGCACGGATTCGTGTGGAGCACATTATCCGGGAAGACTACCTCGTGGAGGCCATGGAGATCCTGGAGCTGTACTGTGACCTGCTGCTGGCTCGGTTTGGCCTCATCCAGTCAATGAA GGAGCTTGATTCTGGTTTAGCTGAATCTGTGTCTACCCTGATCTGGGCTGCTCCTCGGCTACAGTCAGAAGTGGCTGAGTTGAAAATA gttgCTGATCAGCTCTGTGCCAAGTATAGCAAGGAATATGGCAAGTTATGTAGGACCAACCAGATTGGAACTGTAAATGACAGG CTCATGCACAAACTGAGCGTGGAAGCCCCACCCAAAATCCTAGTGGAGAGATACCTGATCGAAATTGCCAAGAATTATAATGTACCCTATGAACCTGACTCTGTGGTCATG gCAGAGGCTCCTCCTGGGGTAGAGGCAGATCTTATTGATGTTGGATTCACAGATGATGTGAAGAAAGGTGGccctggaagaggaggaggagggggtgggTTCGCAGCACCTGTTGGTGGACCTGATGGAACAGTGCCAGTGCCCATGCCCATGCCTATGCCCATGCCGTCGCCAAACACTCCTTTCTCATACCCTCTGCCAAAGGGACCG tCAGATTTCAATGGATTGCCAGTGGGGACTTACCAGGCCTTTCCTAATATTCACCCACCTCAGATACCAGCTACTCCCCCATCGTATGAATCT GTTGATGACATTAATGCTGATAAGAATGTCTCTTCTGCACAGATTGTTG GTCCTGGATCCAAGCCAGAAGCTTCTGGGAAGCCCCCTTCCAGACCCGCAGATAACTTTAACTTTGTACTGCCAGAGTTGCCATCTGTGCCAGATACACTACCAACTGCATCTGCTGGAGCCAGCACCTCAGCATCTGAAGACATAGACTTTGATGATCTTTCCCGGAGATTTGAGgagctaaaaaagaaaacatag
- the Ist1 gene encoding IST1 homolog isoform X2 translates to MLGSGFKAERLRVNLRLVINRLKLLEKKKTELAQKARKEIADYLAAGKDERARIRVEHIIREDYLVEAMEILELYCDLLLARFGLIQSMKELDSGLAESVSTLIWAAPRLQSEVAELKIVADQLCAKYSKEYGKLCRTNQIGTVNDRLMHKLSVEAPPKILVERYLIEIAKNYNVPYEPDSVVMAEAPPGVEADLIDVGFTDDVKKGGPGRGGGGGGFAAPVGGPDGTVPVPMPMPMPMPSPNTPFSYPLPKGPISMDCQWGLTRPFLIFTHLRYQLLPHRMNLLMTLMLIRMSLLHRLLVLDPSQKLLGSPLPDPQITLTLYCQSCHLCQIHYQLHLLEPAPQHLKT, encoded by the exons ATGCTAGGCTCTGGATTTAAAGCTGAGCGTTTGCGAGTCAATTTGAGATTAGTCATAAATCGACTTAAActattggagaaaaaaaaga CGGAACTGGCCCAGAAAGCAAGGAAGGAGATTGCTGACTATCTTGCTGCTGGGAAGGATGAGCGAGCACGGATTCGTGTGGAGCACATTATCCGGGAAGACTACCTCGTGGAGGCCATGGAGATCCTGGAGCTGTACTGTGACCTGCTGCTGGCTCGGTTTGGCCTCATCCAGTCAATGAA GGAGCTTGATTCTGGTTTAGCTGAATCTGTGTCTACCCTGATCTGGGCTGCTCCTCGGCTACAGTCAGAAGTGGCTGAGTTGAAAATA gttgCTGATCAGCTCTGTGCCAAGTATAGCAAGGAATATGGCAAGTTATGTAGGACCAACCAGATTGGAACTGTAAATGACAGG CTCATGCACAAACTGAGCGTGGAAGCCCCACCCAAAATCCTAGTGGAGAGATACCTGATCGAAATTGCCAAGAATTATAATGTACCCTATGAACCTGACTCTGTGGTCATG gCAGAGGCTCCTCCTGGGGTAGAGGCAGATCTTATTGATGTTGGATTCACAGATGATGTGAAGAAAGGTGGccctggaagaggaggaggagggggtgggTTCGCAGCACCTGTTGGTGGACCTGATGGAACAGTGCCAGTGCCCATGCCCATGCCTATGCCCATGCCGTCGCCAAACACTCCTTTCTCATACCCTCTGCCAAAGGGACCG ATTTCAATGGATTGCCAGTGGGGACTTACCAGGCCTTTCCTAATATTCACCCACCTCAGATACCAGCTACTCCCCCATCGTATGAATCT GTTGATGACATTAATGCTGATAAGAATGTCTCTTCTGCACAGATTGTTG GTCCTGGATCCAAGCCAGAAGCTTCTGGGAAGCCCCCTTCCAGACCCGCAGATAACTTTAACTTTGTACTGCCAGAGTTGCCATCTGTGCCAGATACACTACCAACTGCATCTGCTGGAGCCAGCACCTCAGCATCTGAAGACATAG
- the Ist1 gene encoding IST1 homolog isoform X3, with protein MLGSGFKAERLRVNLRLVINRLKLLEKKKTELAQKARKEIADYLAAGKDERARIRVEHIIREDYLVEAMEILELYCDLLLARFGLIQSMKELDSGLAESVSTLIWAAPRLQSEVAELKIVADQLCAKYSKEYGKLCRTNQIGTVNDRLMHKLSVEAPPKILVERYLIEIAKNYNVPYEPDSVVMAEAPPGVEADLIDVGFTDDVKKGGPGRGGGGGGFAAPVGGPDGTVPVPMPMPMPMPSPNTPFSYPLPKGPVDDINADKNVSSAQIVGPGSKPEASGKPPSRPADNFNFVLPELPSVPDTLPTASAGASTSASEDIDFDDLSRRFEELKKKT; from the exons ATGCTAGGCTCTGGATTTAAAGCTGAGCGTTTGCGAGTCAATTTGAGATTAGTCATAAATCGACTTAAActattggagaaaaaaaaga CGGAACTGGCCCAGAAAGCAAGGAAGGAGATTGCTGACTATCTTGCTGCTGGGAAGGATGAGCGAGCACGGATTCGTGTGGAGCACATTATCCGGGAAGACTACCTCGTGGAGGCCATGGAGATCCTGGAGCTGTACTGTGACCTGCTGCTGGCTCGGTTTGGCCTCATCCAGTCAATGAA GGAGCTTGATTCTGGTTTAGCTGAATCTGTGTCTACCCTGATCTGGGCTGCTCCTCGGCTACAGTCAGAAGTGGCTGAGTTGAAAATA gttgCTGATCAGCTCTGTGCCAAGTATAGCAAGGAATATGGCAAGTTATGTAGGACCAACCAGATTGGAACTGTAAATGACAGG CTCATGCACAAACTGAGCGTGGAAGCCCCACCCAAAATCCTAGTGGAGAGATACCTGATCGAAATTGCCAAGAATTATAATGTACCCTATGAACCTGACTCTGTGGTCATG gCAGAGGCTCCTCCTGGGGTAGAGGCAGATCTTATTGATGTTGGATTCACAGATGATGTGAAGAAAGGTGGccctggaagaggaggaggagggggtgggTTCGCAGCACCTGTTGGTGGACCTGATGGAACAGTGCCAGTGCCCATGCCCATGCCTATGCCCATGCCGTCGCCAAACACTCCTTTCTCATACCCTCTGCCAAAGGGACCG GTTGATGACATTAATGCTGATAAGAATGTCTCTTCTGCACAGATTGTTG GTCCTGGATCCAAGCCAGAAGCTTCTGGGAAGCCCCCTTCCAGACCCGCAGATAACTTTAACTTTGTACTGCCAGAGTTGCCATCTGTGCCAGATACACTACCAACTGCATCTGCTGGAGCCAGCACCTCAGCATCTGAAGACATAGACTTTGATGATCTTTCCCGGAGATTTGAGgagctaaaaaagaaaacatag
- the Ist1 gene encoding IST1 homolog isoform X4, whose translation MEILELYCDLLLARFGLIQSMKELDSGLAESVSTLIWAAPRLQSEVAELKIVADQLCAKYSKEYGKLCRTNQIGTVNDRLMHKLSVEAPPKILVERYLIEIAKNYNVPYEPDSVVMAEAPPGVEADLIDVGFTDDVKKGGPGRGGGGGGFAAPVGGPDGTVPVPMPMPMPMPSPNTPFSYPLPKGPSDFNGLPVGTYQAFPNIHPPQIPATPPSYESVDDINADKNVSSAQIVGPGSKPEASGKPPSRPADNFNFVLPELPSVPDTLPTASAGASTSASEDIDFDDLSRRFEELKKKT comes from the exons ATGGAGATCCTGGAGCTGTACTGTGACCTGCTGCTGGCTCGGTTTGGCCTCATCCAGTCAATGAA GGAGCTTGATTCTGGTTTAGCTGAATCTGTGTCTACCCTGATCTGGGCTGCTCCTCGGCTACAGTCAGAAGTGGCTGAGTTGAAAATA gttgCTGATCAGCTCTGTGCCAAGTATAGCAAGGAATATGGCAAGTTATGTAGGACCAACCAGATTGGAACTGTAAATGACAGG CTCATGCACAAACTGAGCGTGGAAGCCCCACCCAAAATCCTAGTGGAGAGATACCTGATCGAAATTGCCAAGAATTATAATGTACCCTATGAACCTGACTCTGTGGTCATG gCAGAGGCTCCTCCTGGGGTAGAGGCAGATCTTATTGATGTTGGATTCACAGATGATGTGAAGAAAGGTGGccctggaagaggaggaggagggggtgggTTCGCAGCACCTGTTGGTGGACCTGATGGAACAGTGCCAGTGCCCATGCCCATGCCTATGCCCATGCCGTCGCCAAACACTCCTTTCTCATACCCTCTGCCAAAGGGACCG tCAGATTTCAATGGATTGCCAGTGGGGACTTACCAGGCCTTTCCTAATATTCACCCACCTCAGATACCAGCTACTCCCCCATCGTATGAATCT GTTGATGACATTAATGCTGATAAGAATGTCTCTTCTGCACAGATTGTTG GTCCTGGATCCAAGCCAGAAGCTTCTGGGAAGCCCCCTTCCAGACCCGCAGATAACTTTAACTTTGTACTGCCAGAGTTGCCATCTGTGCCAGATACACTACCAACTGCATCTGCTGGAGCCAGCACCTCAGCATCTGAAGACATAGACTTTGATGATCTTTCCCGGAGATTTGAGgagctaaaaaagaaaacatag